The following proteins are co-located in the Labrys monachus genome:
- a CDS encoding carbohydrate ABC transporter permease, whose amino-acid sequence MARAVSTRRKILVTAAAWLAGLIVFFPILWMVITSFKTEGDASAMPPVFLFFHWTTENYAEILERSNYFLAAWNSVFLSIGSTLLGLVFAVPAAWAMAFAPGRKTKDLLLWMLSTKMMPAIGALMPIFLLFNYLGLLDNRWGVLIVMFLLNLPIVVWMLYTYFKEIPGEILEAARMDGASLWREIIYVLAPMAVPGIASTLLLNTILAWNEAFWTINLTTFDAAPLTQFIAGYSAREGLFWATLSAASTLAILPIVVLGWFSQKQLVRGLTFGAVK is encoded by the coding sequence ATGGCGCGCGCAGTCTCGACCCGACGCAAAATCCTGGTGACCGCGGCCGCGTGGCTCGCCGGCCTCATCGTGTTCTTTCCGATCCTGTGGATGGTGATCACCAGCTTCAAGACGGAAGGCGACGCCAGCGCCATGCCGCCGGTCTTCCTGTTCTTCCACTGGACCACGGAGAATTATGCGGAGATCCTCGAGCGGTCGAACTATTTCCTCGCGGCCTGGAATTCCGTCTTCCTGTCGATCGGCTCGACCCTGCTCGGCCTGGTCTTCGCGGTTCCCGCCGCATGGGCCATGGCCTTTGCGCCCGGCAGGAAGACCAAGGACCTGCTGCTCTGGATGCTCTCCACCAAGATGATGCCGGCCATCGGCGCCCTGATGCCGATCTTCCTGCTGTTCAACTATCTGGGCCTGCTCGACAACCGGTGGGGCGTGCTCATCGTGATGTTCCTGCTCAACCTGCCGATCGTCGTGTGGATGCTCTACACCTATTTCAAGGAGATCCCCGGCGAGATCCTGGAGGCCGCACGCATGGACGGGGCTTCGCTCTGGCGGGAGATCATCTATGTCCTCGCCCCGATGGCCGTGCCGGGCATCGCCTCGACCCTGCTCCTCAATACCATCCTCGCCTGGAACGAAGCCTTCTGGACCATCAACCTGACGACCTTCGACGCTGCGCCTCTGACCCAGTTCATCGCCGGCTATTCCGCCCGGGAGGGCCTGTTCTGGGCCACGCTCTCGGCGGCCTCGACCCTGGCCATCCTGCCGATCGTCGTGCTCGGCTGGTTCTCGCAGAAGCAGCTCGTCCGCGGCTTGACCTTCGGAGCGGTAAAATGA
- a CDS encoding ABC transporter ATP-binding protein: MGRFNLRKVRKAFGEVVIIPSLDLDIEEGEFVVFVGPSGCGKSTLLRLIAGLEDVTAGEIRIDGVDMADAPPAKRGLSMVFQSYALYPHMSVRNNIAFALKMAGEPKDVIARKVEKAAATLNLTNYLDRKPRQLSGGQRQRVAIGRAIVREPKAFLFDEPLSNLDAALRVNMRLEITQLHQSLKTTMIYVTHDQVEAMTMADKIVVLNAGNIEQVGTPLDLYNKPNNIFVAGFIGSPKMNLIKPKSVEAYNATTIGIRPEHIDLSPTEGQWKGEIMISEHLGSDTFFHIDVEDVGRITARAPGEFSLGTGDIIFLTPQPQRLHRFDETGKAIR; encoded by the coding sequence ATGGGTCGTTTCAATCTTCGCAAGGTCCGGAAGGCTTTCGGCGAGGTGGTGATCATTCCTTCGCTCGACCTCGACATCGAAGAGGGCGAGTTCGTCGTCTTCGTCGGCCCGTCAGGCTGCGGCAAGTCGACCCTGCTCAGGCTGATCGCCGGCCTGGAAGACGTCACGGCGGGCGAGATCCGGATCGACGGCGTCGACATGGCCGACGCGCCGCCGGCCAAGCGCGGCCTGTCGATGGTGTTCCAGTCTTACGCGCTCTATCCGCATATGAGCGTGCGCAACAACATCGCCTTCGCCCTGAAGATGGCGGGCGAGCCCAAGGACGTCATCGCCCGCAAGGTCGAGAAGGCGGCGGCGACCTTGAACCTCACCAATTACCTCGATCGCAAGCCGCGACAGCTTTCCGGCGGCCAGCGCCAGCGCGTCGCCATCGGCCGCGCCATCGTGCGCGAGCCCAAGGCCTTCCTGTTCGACGAGCCCCTTTCGAACCTCGACGCGGCGCTGCGCGTCAACATGCGCCTGGAAATCACCCAGCTGCATCAGTCGTTGAAGACGACGATGATCTACGTCACCCACGACCAGGTGGAAGCCATGACGATGGCCGACAAGATCGTCGTGCTGAACGCCGGCAACATCGAGCAGGTCGGCACGCCGCTGGACCTCTACAACAAGCCGAACAACATCTTCGTGGCCGGCTTCATCGGCTCGCCCAAGATGAACCTGATCAAGCCGAAATCCGTCGAGGCCTATAACGCGACGACGATCGGCATTCGGCCCGAGCACATCGATCTCTCGCCGACCGAGGGGCAGTGGAAAGGCGAAATCATGATCTCGGAGCATTTGGGCTCGGACACCTTCTTCCACATCGACGTCGAGGATGTCGGCCGCATCACCGCGCGGGCCCCCGGAGAATTCAGCCTGGGAACCGGCGACATCATCTTCCTGACGCCGCAGCCTCAGCGCCTCCATCGTTTCGACGAGACGGGAAAAGCCATCCGGTGA
- a CDS encoding SDR family NAD(P)-dependent oxidoreductase, translating to MYMKKLDLTGRNALVTGGGRGIGLACAEALAEAGAKVVIADFDMAVATEGQAALAAKGYAVDIVKMDVTKPDEVTKVADDLAAKAPIDILVNNAGIARSMTPAENVADEHWLNVIDVNLNGVFWCCRAFGKHMLAAGKGSIVNIGSMSGFIVNKPQEQSYYNASKAGVHHLTKSLAAEWGTRGVRVNAVAPTYINTPLTAFAKENAAMFQTWLDMTPMGRLGEVDEIASTVHFLASDAASLLTGSIVLADGGYTCW from the coding sequence ATGTATATGAAGAAGCTTGATCTTACCGGACGCAACGCACTCGTCACCGGCGGCGGACGCGGCATCGGCCTGGCCTGCGCCGAGGCGCTGGCGGAAGCCGGCGCCAAGGTCGTGATCGCCGATTTCGACATGGCGGTGGCGACGGAAGGGCAGGCTGCGCTCGCCGCCAAGGGCTATGCCGTCGATATCGTCAAGATGGACGTGACCAAGCCCGACGAGGTGACCAAGGTCGCCGACGACCTCGCGGCCAAGGCGCCGATCGACATCCTCGTCAACAATGCCGGCATCGCCCGCTCGATGACCCCGGCGGAGAACGTCGCCGACGAGCATTGGCTCAACGTGATCGACGTCAATCTCAACGGCGTGTTCTGGTGCTGCCGAGCCTTCGGCAAGCATATGCTCGCCGCCGGCAAGGGATCGATCGTCAATATCGGCTCGATGTCCGGCTTCATCGTCAACAAGCCGCAGGAACAGTCCTACTACAACGCATCCAAGGCCGGCGTGCATCACCTCACCAAGTCGCTTGCCGCCGAATGGGGCACGCGCGGGGTCCGCGTCAACGCGGTGGCACCGACCTACATCAACACGCCGCTCACCGCCTTCGCCAAGGAAAACGCGGCGATGTTCCAGACCTGGCTGGACATGACGCCGATGGGACGCCTCGGCGAGGTCGACGAGATCGCCTCCACCGTGCATTTCCTCGCCTCGGACGCCGCCAGCCTGCTCACCGGTTCCATCGTGCTCGCCGACGGCGGCTACACCTGCTGGTGA